In Notolabrus celidotus isolate fNotCel1 unplaced genomic scaffold, fNotCel1.pri scaffold_489_arrow_ctg1, whole genome shotgun sequence, the genomic window GCGCGCTGGCGCACCGCTCCGGTCTCCTCCTGGGTGTAGACGCCTGGCTCAGGTTCGGGGTGGTTGCCCCAGGTGTGCTCTGGGTCGGCGTGGGTGCAGGTGACATGGTGGGAACCTGGGCGACGACCTCTGAGCTTACCTGTGAGATCTGGCTGGGTAAGGTCCCGTGGAGAGTGCACACCTGCGCGCCTGGAGCCGCAGCCGGGTCCATCACCTCCACCTGCCTCCGCAGCTCCGCCTGGAAGCTGCTGATGGAGAAAGTCCCAGACATCTTCTGGACTATCTCCCTTTTCCTGTTGAGTAAAAACTCCCTGCGTCCGTTTTCATCCTCCGTGTCCCCCTCTGGACACTGGTCCATGCTCAGGCCGGCAACATCCCCGCTCCCCAGCCCCTCCAGGACCAGCAGAGCGTCGCTGGTCTCTGTGGGGTCCCCCCCGggctccccccctcctccctgacACGAGCACTGCGGGAGCTCCCCGGCTTTCAGCAGCATCTTGGGGACCGCTCCGACCCCCAGCTCCCCAAACCGCCGGGCCAGCTCGAACACGGCTCCCTCCCGGTCCCTGGTGGCGCACCCCCACTTAGACTCCATCACGCTGAGAGGGTTGGACCTCTCCGACAACAAGGGCCACTCGGGCGGGGTGGTGGTGATGAGTCTATGCCGGCGGCACAGCTCCGCAGCACCCTGCATGTCCCCGGTCCCAGAACCCGGAGGATGAGCCCCCCATGCCCGGTCCAGCaggttctgctgctgctgctgcgcgtCTCCCGGACTCAGGGTGTTGTTGTTGACAGTCGGGCCGGAGCAGACAGACCCCGCGCTCTGCTCCAAACCCAGAGCATCCCTCCCCTGACTCAGACGGTCTAGCTCCAAAATCCCTTCCCCGTTCCGCATTATGTTGGAGAAGACCAGCAGCTGAGGCCGGAGGCCGGGGCTGCTGGTGAAGTCAAAGCCCGGGGCCTCCATGGGGCTCTGCTGCGGCTGAGGAGGAGGCGCAGACAGCGGGGCTCGGCTCTGCGTCCCCCCGGTGTCAGGTGCGCCCTCCCCGCTCGGCTGGGCTTTGTTCAGGCGGCTGCTGGGATGCTCGAGGCCCGCTGTCGGATCTCGGCTTATATCCAACCCAGCTTTGACGCCGCTGTGAGCCAGGACCTCCTTCCCCAGCCCTGCCACCCCTACTCCACCCGGAGGCAGGTTCCCGTTCTCTGCGTCCAGCCGGTCATCCTCGGCCGCGGAGACCAGGCGCATCAACACGAAATCAGGCGACATGTCCTGCGCGTTGTTCATCATGAGTCCTCAGGATCGCAGGAGATGAGAAGGATTCAGGATCTGCTCTTCACATAGCTCACCGCGGAGAGATCTGGATCCTATAATAAAGAAAGGGCCGAGCCGCCGCCGCTGCCTCCCATAGAAACAGGCTGTGAGAGAaaaacctccaaaaatgtaccagGCGTCgttttcatcctcctcctcctcctcctgcagcagcatccATCTGTCAGACTCCGGGGGGGGGAGTGCGGACCCCTGGGTCAGACATGCGGTCTGATCTGAGCCgaataaaagcagcagagtCTCCGGTCAGTGACCACAGTCTGTGTTCAGGCCCCacccgctcctcctcctcctcctcctcctcctcctcctcttcctcctcctcagcccaTCACAGCGCTTTATGAGAGCTATGATGAGAGCTGTAAATTAGTCTGTGGCGTTTTAATATCACAGGGTGATACCTGAAGCAGCTGATTTCTGTTTGCATTCCTTAGAAGGAgagaaacacatgaagaagaatGATCCCTCACATGAACCCTTACAGGAGAGAAGAGTTTCAGCGTCACTGCAGGAGGACACTTCATCACTTTATCtgaaatatttgacatttattaTCTCTGACTTGAGCATTTAGAGGctccttctttttaaaaatgtgcaaaaatcaGATTGAGAAATAATTTTTCCCtgaattatctttattttttggtgAATAAAAGATCAAAACATTCTTAGAAACTCacattttcctcttttaaaatcacattaatTGTCATCCTGTGTAAATTAAAGGTGCACGAGGACTCTGCAGGTGGAAATAACCTTAATGatgtcacagtgatgtcatcagaggTGTTTTCAGGTAATCTTAAGGATCTGGTGAAATCACAGCGTGTTAGTGCGTAAAACCTGCATTCTCTTATTGGACAGCAGGGGGCGTTTCAGAGAGATTCTTTGATTTATTCCCTCATTGAACATTTTTCTATCAATGTTAAAGTCTCAATCAGTAGTTTTAAGTCTTCCTCATTACaccatgatgtttgttttgtgaattTTTGACCCCTTCCTTCATTTATGCTCATTGAGCAGAGCCACTATACTCCCTCACTTCTAAAGGAGCCGGTTGAGGTGGTTTGGTATCTGATCATGACGCCTCCTGGGAAGGTTTCCTGGGTTCATCCGCCTGGAAGGAGTCTCTGGGGTAGACTAAGAGCTTGTTTGTTTCTCATCTGTCCTGGGAACTGTCCTCGGCATCCCCCAGGACGAGTTGGAGAACATCAGGAGGGCAACGTCTGGGTCAAGTTGCTTCTCCTGCTGGACGAGCAGAAGAAAAAGGATGGATGGCTCCTTTATTATAAAGTAGAAGATGGAGCGGTGACATTACATGGGTTATTAGGGTTACTTTGCTAGCTTACACTGAGAAATATCCATATAGTGCTTCTGtatttacttattattattataattatcttttaattattattattgtttttttatttatttatctaattctatttcatttttattgtattttattttatgcaatattttatttttattttttatgttattttattttatttcatttgatttgtattttattttacttcattaaGTTATTTTACTCCtaataatattttgactttcttacatactgtttataaaagCTTGGATAACTCAGAATTTCTCAAGGTTATTTTTAATCAACTTTTAGAAAATCTATAtatcaccaaatcccaacaaacgttctcctcagactctttccaaacagagcaggtctagaccgtcctctatgttctattattaacaaagacccaacatcaagaccggatcagatcctgtcccatcttccagacaggactcagtctgatctcatcttaatccaccatgagcagagcactttgcagcatttagcaagttacagtggcaaggacaaacttcctttaacaggcagaaacctccagcaggaccagactcatgttagacacacatctgctgagaccgaggaTCAGTTAGAAAGAGGATGGGGAAGGTAGAGACAGAAAAGAGGCTAGTTAAGGCTGTACGCTCCACCTCTCCTCACATTTTCAGAAGGAAAGTGAGGAGAGAAATTAGAGGGAAAGAGAAGAATCTAcagagatgttagaaagaggacagggaaggcagagatGTCTGAGCGAGATCTCTACCTGCCAGGTTATTCTGTACGCTCTTCCTCCCCATACTCCCTTCTTTCTATGATGGGTGAGAGAAACAGGTCTGCAGAGAGATGCCAGAAGGAGGACAGGAAGGCAGAGCAAGGGGGAGGAGCCTGTACAAGCtttgctcaatttgtgacatcacagattggtgaaACGTAATACTGAcctggtttttttttatctcttcagGTCAGATTGAC contains:
- the LOC117809859 gene encoding LOW QUALITY PROTEIN: uncharacterized protein LOC117809859 (The sequence of the model RefSeq protein was modified relative to this genomic sequence to represent the inferred CDS: inserted 1 base in 1 codon), producing MMNNAQDMSPDFVLMRLVSAAEDDRLDAENGNLPPGGVGVAGLGKEVLAHSGVKAGLDISRDPTAGLEHPSSRLNKAQPSGEGAPDTGGTQSRAPLSAPPPQPQQSPMEAPGFDFTSSPGLRPQLLVFSNIMRNGEGILELDRLSQGRDALGLEQSAGSVCSGPTVNNNTLSPGDAQQQQQNLLDRAWGAHPPGSGTGDMQGAAELCRRHRLITTTPPEWPLLSERSNPLSVMESKWGCATRDREGAVFELARRFGELGVGAVPKMLLKAGELPQCSCQGGGGEPGGDPTETSDALLVLEGLGSGDVAGLSMDQCPEGDTEDENGRREFLLNRKREIVQKMSGTFSISSFQAELRRQVEVMDPAAAPGAQVCTLHGTLPSQISQVSSEVVAQVPTMSPAPTPTQSTPGATTPNLSQASTPRRRPERCASAPRTPTGWDKTLKVPGKSKKGLKIRLSKLFRTKSCSGSNHLLDKRPSVTYSVSSAGSLVDMASSPGAEQDADSQPRLTRAHSAFSPASLSASLSAFTGETVSLVDVDISRRGANTPHPPTPPPPPRRSLSLLDDIAGPQPGPFLLSVMGASLQSLPLPLPPPPLPSHATIQHSLSLNDAFLRALPHSSSSSADTPXPSRQAPPPMLCALRRSEASNFTASLRELEKCGWYWGPMNWEDAEMKLKGKPDGSFLVRDSSDPRYILSLSFRSQGVTHHTRMEHYR